One Gloeothece verrucosa PCC 7822 DNA window includes the following coding sequences:
- the pstC gene encoding phosphate ABC transporter permease subunit PstC produces the protein MQITNSQDNFWGQSRDSLDHKLSDDIQDKIVAVILFLCALVSVFTTFGIVFIIFQVTFQFFQEVTLAQFFLDTKWTPLFAQKHFGIWPLINGTFLTTAIAMFVAIPLGLSSAIYLAEYAKPKTAAILRPAVELLAGIPTVVYGYFALLFVTPLLRFIIPVEIFNALSAGLMMGIMITPTVGSISLDAIRAVPRSLREGSYALGVTKLETIFTVILPAALSGIAASIILGISRAVGETMTVLIAAGQQPRLTINLAESVQTMTAYMAQISGGDSPRGSLNYKTLYAVGAVLFLLTLVLNIVSYWISNRFKEKYE, from the coding sequence ATGCAAATCACAAATTCTCAAGATAATTTTTGGGGACAATCTAGGGATTCCTTAGACCACAAGCTATCAGACGATATCCAAGACAAAATTGTTGCGGTAATTTTGTTTCTTTGTGCTTTGGTTTCGGTGTTTACGACTTTTGGGATAGTCTTTATTATCTTTCAGGTAACTTTTCAGTTTTTTCAAGAAGTTACTTTGGCTCAGTTTTTCCTAGATACTAAGTGGACACCGCTTTTTGCTCAAAAACATTTTGGAATATGGCCTCTGATTAATGGGACGTTTTTAACCACAGCGATAGCCATGTTTGTCGCTATTCCTTTAGGGTTATCCTCGGCGATTTATTTAGCCGAATATGCTAAACCTAAAACGGCGGCTATTTTACGTCCTGCGGTGGAACTTTTAGCGGGAATTCCTACCGTTGTTTATGGGTATTTTGCCTTATTATTTGTTACCCCCTTGCTACGGTTTATTATTCCTGTAGAAATTTTCAATGCTTTAAGTGCAGGGTTAATGATGGGAATTATGATTACCCCGACTGTAGGTTCGATCAGTTTAGATGCCATTCGCGCTGTTCCTCGTTCTTTACGAGAAGGTTCTTATGCTTTGGGTGTAACTAAACTGGAAACAATTTTTACAGTAATTCTTCCTGCCGCTCTTTCGGGTATTGCGGCTTCAATTATCTTAGGAATTTCTCGCGCTGTGGGTGAAACCATGACTGTGCTGATCGCTGCCGGACAACAACCCAGATTAACCATTAATCTTGCAGAGTCAGTCCAAACAATGACCGCTTATATGGCGCAAATTTCTGGGGGAGATAGTCCCCGAGGTAGCCTCAATTATAAGACTTTATATGCTGTCGGGGCTGTTTTGTTTCTACTCACTCTAGTTTTAAATATTGTGAGTTACTGGATTTCTAATCGCTTTAAAGAAAAGTACGAGTAA